One part of the Chryseobacterium mulctrae genome encodes these proteins:
- a CDS encoding LysE family translocator, translated as MFELILSAIGLGFMLSLVFIGPIFFLLIETSFTRGPKHALALDFGVITADLLCIVAAYYASADIVNLIDKHPGFYRITSILILTYGIIMMVTKTKMHLPGEEKIISQNYFKTFLNGFLLNLLNVGVILFWLVTVIGVRNQYPDTETLILYLAIVIATYLLIDFAKIFLAKQFHYKLTQKLANNIRKGVGVVLIIFSFFIFLQSFKMFNQFDKQLEEAEKKELKYKK; from the coding sequence ATGTTTGAACTTATATTGTCGGCCATTGGTCTTGGTTTTATGTTGAGCCTGGTTTTCATTGGTCCTATTTTTTTCCTTTTGATTGAAACCAGTTTCACAAGAGGTCCTAAACATGCTTTAGCGCTAGATTTTGGTGTTATTACAGCAGATTTACTATGTATCGTTGCAGCCTATTATGCAAGTGCAGATATTGTTAATTTAATTGATAAACATCCCGGTTTTTACAGAATTACCTCCATTCTTATTCTTACCTACGGAATCATCATGATGGTGACAAAAACCAAAATGCATTTGCCGGGTGAAGAAAAAATAATCAGCCAGAATTATTTTAAAACATTCCTCAACGGATTTCTTTTAAATCTTCTCAATGTCGGAGTTATTCTTTTTTGGTTGGTAACAGTAATTGGAGTTCGAAATCAGTATCCTGATACAGAAACATTGATTCTTTACCTGGCAATTGTAATCGCAACTTATCTTTTAATTGATTTTGCTAAAATTTTTCTTGCAAAACAATTCCATTATAAACTGACTCAAAAATTGGCAAACAACATCAGAAAAGGGGTGGGAGTTGTGCTGATTATTTTCAGTTTTTTCATTTTCCTTCAAAGCTTTAAAATGTTTAATCAATTTGATAAACAGCTGGAAGAAGCCGAAAAAAAGGAATTAAAATATAAAAAATAA
- a CDS encoding S66 peptidase family protein, with protein MKIFPKSLKKGDKIAIISPAGSVEPTQLEKGIEMIKSKGFEPVLGENLYTKFSNGYNYAGTEEQRLKDMNWALNDSEISAVWASRGGYGCQHLIHGLNLKEFTKNPKWYIGYSDNTVIQSFLLKKGFVSIHGQTIKTSSFGVTEESYDLIFDILKGKKPKYSLESNQFNKKGNIEGELIGGNLALIYALLGTKYSFDFKDKILFIEDIGENFYALDRMTMSLELAGVFTKIKGLIVGGMTNMGDEKDNKQYEESFDKFANQLIADRISKYNFPVVFDFPNGHIKDNRPLIIGSQVKVKINDKVKVEF; from the coding sequence ATGAAAATATTTCCAAAGTCACTTAAGAAAGGCGATAAAATTGCCATCATTTCTCCTGCAGGTTCAGTGGAACCCACTCAATTAGAAAAAGGGATTGAAATGATTAAATCTAAAGGTTTTGAACCTGTTTTGGGCGAAAATCTTTATACTAAATTTTCAAACGGATACAATTACGCCGGAACTGAGGAGCAAAGATTGAAAGATATGAACTGGGCTTTAAATGACAGCGAAATTTCTGCAGTTTGGGCTTCAAGAGGTGGTTATGGCTGTCAACATTTAATTCATGGTTTAAACTTAAAAGAATTTACCAAAAATCCGAAATGGTACATCGGTTATTCTGATAATACCGTAATTCAAAGTTTTTTACTGAAAAAAGGTTTTGTTTCCATACACGGTCAAACCATTAAAACATCAAGCTTCGGAGTTACTGAAGAAAGTTATGATCTTATTTTTGATATTTTAAAAGGGAAAAAGCCAAAATACAGTTTAGAATCAAATCAATTTAATAAAAAAGGAAATATTGAAGGCGAATTGATTGGAGGGAATTTAGCGCTTATTTATGCGCTTTTAGGAACCAAATATTCTTTTGATTTTAAAGATAAAATATTATTCATCGAAGATATTGGTGAAAATTTTTATGCGCTCGACAGAATGACGATGAGTCTTGAATTAGCGGGAGTTTTTACAAAAATAAAAGGTTTAATTGTTGGTGGAATGACCAATATGGGTGACGAAAAAGACAACAAACAATACGAAGAAAGCTTTGATAAATTTGCAAACCAGCTTATTGCCGATAGAATTTCAAAGTATAATTTCCCGGTTGTTTTTGATTTTCCAAATGGACACATTAAGGATAATCGACCGTTGATTATTGGAAGCCAGGTTAAGGTAAAGATTAATGATAAGGTAAAGGTTGAGTTTTAA
- a CDS encoding YraN family protein, giving the protein MADHNDLGKLAEDLAVQFLQENGYKILVRNFRYQKAEIDIIAEKDNLIIVTEVKARSTDFFILPQEAVTKGKIKLIVTAANHFMEEFNKDQEVRFDIISVLPDEKGKLIIEHIEDAFEAFDAN; this is encoded by the coding sequence ATGGCAGATCACAACGACCTCGGCAAACTAGCAGAAGATTTGGCAGTTCAGTTTTTACAGGAAAACGGCTACAAAATTCTTGTGAGAAACTTCCGGTATCAGAAAGCTGAGATCGATATTATCGCTGAAAAGGATAATTTAATTATTGTAACAGAAGTAAAAGCGAGATCAACCGATTTTTTCATTTTGCCTCAGGAAGCTGTTACAAAAGGTAAAATCAAACTTATTGTTACTGCCGCCAATCATTTTATGGAAGAATTTAATAAAGATCAGGAAGTACGATTTGATATTATTTCTGTTCTTCCCGACGAAAAAGGAAAACTCATTATAGAACATATTGAAGATGCTTTTGAAGCATTTGATGCAAACTAA
- a CDS encoding SDR family NAD(P)-dependent oxidoreductase, producing MKTILITGATSGIGKSTAELLAKQGNRIIICGRRPEVLESVKAELSSLTEVFSLKFDVRNLEEVETAISSLPEEWKNIDVLINNAGNAHGLEPLSAGSTDDWDSMIDGNVKGLLYVSKTLIPMMKERNSGQIINISSVAARQTYANGVVYCATKKAVDVISEGMRIELTEFGIRVTNIQPGAVETDFSLIRFKGDQERAATVYAGYEALKAEDIADAIAYCINAPQHVTVSDMTIYPSAQSEPRTIYRKG from the coding sequence ATGAAAACAATACTCATCACCGGAGCGACTTCCGGAATAGGAAAATCTACCGCTGAACTTTTAGCAAAACAAGGAAACAGAATTATTATCTGTGGAAGACGACCAGAAGTTTTAGAATCTGTAAAAGCAGAATTATCATCTTTAACTGAAGTTTTTAGTTTAAAATTTGATGTAAGAAATCTTGAAGAAGTTGAAACCGCCATCTCATCACTTCCTGAAGAATGGAAAAATATTGATGTACTGATTAATAATGCGGGAAATGCACATGGTTTAGAGCCTCTTTCAGCTGGAAGTACGGATGATTGGGATTCTATGATCGACGGAAACGTAAAAGGTCTTTTATACGTTTCTAAAACGCTTATTCCGATGATGAAAGAAAGAAATTCTGGTCAGATTATTAATATCAGTTCAGTTGCTGCAAGACAAACATATGCGAATGGCGTTGTGTATTGTGCTACCAAAAAAGCAGTTGATGTTATTTCTGAAGGAATGAGAATTGAACTCACAGAATTCGGAATCAGAGTTACCAATATTCAACCAGGAGCTGTAGAAACAGATTTTTCTTTAATCAGATTTAAAGGAGATCAGGAAAGAGCTGCAACCGTTTATGCAGGTTACGAAGCTTTAAAAGCCGAAGATATTGCTGATGCGATTGCTTATTGCATCAACGCTCCACAACATGTAACGGTTTCTGATATGACGATTTATCCAAGTGCACAGAGCGAGCCGAGAACAATTTACAGAAAAGGATAA
- a CDS encoding nuclear transport factor 2 family protein — MRFFPILFLFCFVFGFSQNYSKDEKAVLLEAKKLDSLMSNNDTQIIDLFCSDVSFGHSNGWIQNLEDFKKDFSSKKVSYKEITQLEISELKQFKNTVSIRRTIKVAGLYKNQSFEMKLALLEIWIKKKSNWKLWSRQSVEIKP, encoded by the coding sequence ATGAGGTTCTTCCCTATTCTATTTTTGTTTTGCTTTGTTTTTGGATTTTCCCAAAATTATTCAAAAGATGAGAAAGCGGTTTTATTGGAAGCAAAAAAGCTTGATTCTCTGATGTCGAATAATGATACTCAAATTATCGATTTATTTTGTTCAGATGTTTCGTTTGGTCATTCCAATGGATGGATTCAGAATTTGGAAGATTTCAAGAAAGATTTTTCTTCTAAAAAAGTCAGTTATAAAGAAATTACACAACTTGAAATTTCAGAATTAAAACAGTTTAAAAATACAGTAAGCATTCGAAGAACTATAAAAGTTGCTGGTCTTTATAAAAATCAGAGTTTTGAAATGAAACTGGCTTTACTTGAAATCTGGATAAAAAAGAAATCTAATTGGAAATTGTGGAGCCGGCAAAGTGTGGAAATAAAGCCATAA
- a CDS encoding virulence RhuM family protein yields MKEEIQNFLIYNTPNEKVRVDVFLQNETLWLTQKAMASLFETTPQNITIHLKNIFESGELSEMATCKEFLQVQKEGNRMVERNQKFYNLDAIISVGYRVNSSKATQFRIWATQTLKEFIIKGFVIDDERLKQGQNVFGKDYFKELLQRIRSIRASERRVYQQITDIFAECSIDYDRNSEITKNFYAMVQNKFHFAITGKTAAEIIYKTADCTKDNMGLTSWKNAPDGRVLKQDILIAKNYLQEKEIKQLERTVSVYFDYIEGLIERQNTFTMESLAKSVNRFLDFNEYRILEGKGNISKIAAEKKAIKEYETFNKTQKIISDFDKQIKKLGKD; encoded by the coding sequence ATGAAAGAAGAGATTCAAAATTTTTTAATTTATAATACGCCTAATGAAAAAGTTAGAGTTGATGTTTTTTTACAAAATGAAACACTCTGGCTAACTCAAAAGGCAATGGCGAGTTTATTTGAAACAACACCTCAAAATATTACAATTCATTTAAAAAATATTTTTGAGAGTGGAGAACTTAGTGAAATGGCAACTTGTAAGGAATTCTTACAGGTTCAAAAAGAAGGTAATAGAATGGTTGAAAGAAACCAAAAATTCTATAATCTTGATGCTATAATTTCAGTTGGTTATCGTGTGAATTCATCCAAAGCGACCCAATTTAGAATTTGGGCAACACAGACTTTGAAAGAATTTATCATCAAAGGTTTTGTAATAGATGATGAAAGATTGAAACAAGGTCAAAATGTATTTGGTAAAGATTATTTTAAAGAACTTCTGCAGAGAATCCGCTCTATTCGAGCAAGTGAAAGAAGAGTTTACCAACAAATCACCGATATTTTTGCTGAGTGTAGTATTGATTATGATAGAAATTCTGAGATTACGAAAAACTTTTACGCAATGGTTCAGAATAAATTTCATTTTGCAATTACCGGAAAAACTGCTGCTGAAATTATTTATAAAACTGCCGATTGTACCAAAGACAATATGGGCTTAACATCTTGGAAAAATGCTCCGGATGGAAGAGTTTTGAAGCAAGATATTTTAATAGCTAAAAATTACCTTCAAGAAAAAGAAATTAAACAACTGGAAAGAACCGTGTCAGTATATTTTGATTATATAGAAGGGTTGATTGAAAGACAAAATACTTTTACAATGGAATCTTTGGCTAAAAGTGTCAATCGGTTTTTAGATTTTAACGAATACAGAATTCTGGAAGGAAAAGGAAATATATCTAAAATTGCTGCAGAAAAAAAAGCAATTAAAGAATATGAGACTTTTAACAAAACTCAAAAAATAATTTCGGACTTTGATAAGCAAATTAAAAAATTAGGAAAAGATTAA
- the tsaB gene encoding tRNA (adenosine(37)-N6)-threonylcarbamoyltransferase complex dimerization subunit type 1 TsaB, with protein sequence MKILYLETSSKNCSVAISDDEKLLCSTEEVSENYKQSESLHTFVEWALEGAKLSIKDIEAISLGKGPGSYTGLRIGAASAKGFCYGLKIPLIAVNSMESMIEPFLEQNYELIIPLIDARRMEVYTAVYDGISGEELIQTEAKVLDENSFEELKDKKVLFVGDGALKAKEILKLPNAEFNAEIYPSAQFLIKKTLEKIKNEDFEDIAYFEPFYLKDFHGVKKKTKSEE encoded by the coding sequence ATGAAAATATTATATCTCGAAACCTCCTCAAAAAACTGTTCAGTAGCCATTTCAGATGATGAAAAACTGCTTTGCTCTACAGAAGAAGTTTCAGAAAACTATAAACAGAGCGAGTCGCTCCACACTTTTGTAGAATGGGCTTTGGAAGGAGCTAAATTATCAATAAAAGATATTGAAGCCATTTCTTTAGGAAAAGGTCCTGGTTCTTATACAGGTTTGAGAATTGGAGCCGCCTCTGCGAAAGGTTTTTGCTACGGACTTAAAATTCCTTTGATTGCGGTCAATTCCATGGAAAGCATGATAGAGCCTTTTTTAGAACAAAACTATGAATTAATCATCCCTTTGATCGACGCAAGACGAATGGAGGTTTATACCGCTGTTTATGATGGAATTTCGGGGGAAGAACTTATTCAGACCGAAGCTAAAGTTTTAGATGAAAATTCTTTTGAAGAATTAAAAGATAAAAAAGTACTTTTTGTAGGCGACGGAGCGTTAAAAGCAAAAGAAATACTGAAGCTTCCAAATGCAGAGTTTAATGCAGAGATATATCCTTCTGCTCAGTTTTTAATAAAGAAAACTTTAGAAAAAATAAAGAATGAAGATTTTGAAGATATAGCTTATTTTGAGCCTTTCTATCTTAAAGATTTTCATGGAGTAAAGAAAAAAACAAAAAGCGAAGAATAA
- the porW gene encoding type IX secretion system periplasmic lipoprotein PorW/SprE — protein MKKKIVFLLAAIIVVSCGTKVKKPEARSKFLKGFSTYYNTLFNAKDALNSEFTERDKAHKDNFYAPYIPILTYEEQPLGSDLGQSSAFAENSMKMAEVNRPQKNSRNAPTALSNGPGMPGNMPQDPNNPGGNKGATVLEIAEAKALKAINKYSVIRKGEEQNKTIFDAYIILAQSRIYQGKAIKALDALNYVFTHMKEDKRLPLAHIYEALAYSQIKNYHKSDEIFNKLKSEKLSKDHDKLLSIYYAESLLDHGKKEESIKELDRAFELNSNRKLKSRIAFLRGQVLQETGKQELARESFLAAYKYANDFEFEVKSQIEIAKTFNGKGNYEGAKDYLEKISKKGTYGSRKNEFFYALGLMANKAGKKKEAQEFFRKSLLEKVSDGQVRGLAYYEIGKDYLDRNDYIGAGAYYDSALVAMTYEPSKILLQDQSNYIKKISKNYYLIKKNDSILSLAKMSDAQKTDYFAKYIEKLKIKEEREEQERRRAERSKGFDTGDYNANSLFANSSNSFEDFGIAAKGFYFGNTGTVSKGTSTFKQVWGDRALVDNWRYSKKMASLQDMKNEALGVTSAPNPRRFEPSFYIEQIPSDAGKLSQLKKDRDTASLGLGVMYQNYFTNTPLATKTLYDLVDVKPEEKVMLQALYEIFAMNHEKNPQAAVRAKQILLTDYPYSSFAEFARNPKSNTFVKSSEEVENEYKMAFALYESEKFAESQGKIEQVVLKYPKDALVPKLNLLNAFNAGKTSGKEVMILQLEQIVLNYAKTPEGIKAKEMLNYLKSDIVFQATDNKGNKMPNNPFNGPGQPTNIQQSQNSNLVPGNASSSPMNNNVPQNNNIPKKPGNNSMQKLQQAPVEMKPMKQ, from the coding sequence ATGAAAAAGAAAATAGTATTCCTTTTAGCAGCGATTATTGTCGTTTCCTGTGGCACGAAAGTGAAAAAACCGGAAGCCAGATCAAAGTTTTTGAAAGGATTTTCAACCTATTATAATACCCTGTTTAATGCAAAAGATGCCTTAAACAGTGAGTTTACAGAAAGAGACAAAGCTCATAAAGATAATTTTTATGCGCCCTATATTCCCATATTAACTTATGAGGAACAACCTTTAGGAAGTGATTTGGGACAATCTTCTGCTTTTGCAGAAAATTCTATGAAAATGGCAGAAGTAAACCGACCACAAAAAAATAGTAGAAACGCTCCTACAGCGTTATCAAATGGTCCCGGAATGCCTGGAAATATGCCTCAAGATCCTAACAATCCGGGAGGAAACAAAGGAGCAACGGTTTTAGAAATTGCTGAAGCAAAAGCTTTGAAAGCAATTAATAAATATTCTGTCATCAGAAAAGGAGAGGAGCAGAACAAAACAATCTTTGATGCTTATATTATTCTAGCTCAATCTAGAATTTATCAGGGAAAAGCAATTAAAGCTTTAGATGCTTTAAACTATGTTTTCACTCACATGAAGGAAGATAAAAGACTTCCTTTAGCTCATATTTACGAAGCTTTAGCGTATTCACAAATTAAAAATTATCATAAATCTGATGAAATTTTTAATAAACTTAAAAGTGAAAAATTAAGCAAGGATCATGATAAACTGTTGAGCATTTATTACGCTGAATCTCTTTTGGATCATGGTAAAAAAGAAGAATCTATAAAAGAATTAGACCGTGCTTTTGAACTCAACAGCAACAGAAAACTAAAAAGCAGAATTGCATTTTTGAGAGGTCAGGTTTTACAAGAAACAGGAAAACAAGAGCTTGCAAGAGAGAGCTTTTTAGCCGCTTACAAATATGCCAATGATTTTGAATTTGAAGTAAAATCTCAGATCGAGATCGCCAAAACATTCAACGGAAAAGGAAATTATGAAGGCGCTAAAGATTATCTTGAAAAAATAAGCAAAAAAGGAACATACGGATCCAGAAAGAATGAATTTTTCTATGCTTTAGGTTTAATGGCCAACAAAGCCGGTAAGAAAAAAGAAGCGCAGGAATTCTTCAGAAAATCACTGCTTGAAAAAGTTTCAGACGGACAGGTGAGAGGTTTGGCTTATTATGAAATCGGTAAAGATTATTTAGACAGAAATGATTATATCGGAGCAGGAGCTTATTATGATTCTGCATTGGTTGCAATGACGTATGAACCTTCTAAAATTTTGCTGCAAGATCAGTCTAATTACATTAAAAAAATCTCTAAAAACTATTATTTAATTAAGAAAAACGACAGTATTCTGTCTTTGGCAAAAATGTCAGATGCGCAGAAAACTGATTATTTTGCAAAATATATTGAAAAACTGAAAATTAAAGAAGAAAGAGAAGAACAAGAAAGGAGACGCGCCGAAAGAAGCAAAGGTTTTGATACCGGGGATTACAATGCCAATTCTCTTTTTGCGAACAGCTCAAATTCTTTCGAAGATTTTGGGATTGCTGCAAAAGGTTTTTATTTTGGAAATACAGGGACTGTGAGCAAAGGTACATCCACCTTTAAACAGGTTTGGGGAGATCGTGCATTGGTTGACAACTGGCGTTATTCTAAAAAAATGGCATCTCTTCAAGACATGAAGAATGAAGCTTTGGGAGTGACTTCTGCACCCAATCCGAGACGTTTTGAACCTTCATTTTATATTGAGCAAATTCCTTCAGATGCCGGAAAATTATCTCAGTTGAAGAAGGATAGAGACACTGCTTCATTAGGTCTTGGAGTAATGTATCAGAATTATTTTACCAATACTCCTTTAGCAACAAAAACGCTTTATGATTTGGTAGATGTAAAACCGGAAGAAAAAGTAATGCTTCAGGCTTTGTATGAAATTTTTGCGATGAATCATGAGAAAAATCCTCAAGCTGCAGTCAGAGCAAAACAGATTTTATTGACCGATTATCCTTATAGTTCTTTTGCAGAATTCGCAAGAAATCCTAAAAGCAATACTTTTGTAAAGTCTTCAGAAGAAGTTGAAAACGAATACAAAATGGCTTTTGCCTTATATGAATCTGAAAAGTTTGCAGAAAGTCAGGGTAAAATAGAGCAGGTGGTTCTTAAATATCCTAAAGATGCGTTAGTTCCTAAACTGAATCTTTTAAATGCATTCAATGCAGGAAAAACAAGCGGAAAAGAAGTGATGATTCTGCAGCTTGAGCAAATCGTTTTGAATTACGCTAAAACCCCTGAAGGAATTAAAGCTAAGGAAATGCTGAATTATCTTAAAAGTGATATCGTATTCCAAGCAACTGATAATAAAGGAAATAAAATGCCAAATAATCCTTTTAACGGACCGGGGCAACCAACTAATATTCAACAGTCTCAAAACAGTAATCTTGTTCCAGGTAATGCTTCCAGTTCACCCATGAATAATAATGTTCCGCAAAATAACAATATTCCTAAAAAACCAGGAAATAACTCGATGCAGAAACTTCAGCAGGCTCCAGTTGAAATGAAGCCGATGAAACAATAA
- a CDS encoding Maf family protein: MKILLASQSPRRKELLSNLGFDFEVVKIDCEEILPENIKIEDAAAYLSELKANAFGNLQNDEVLLTADTVVANEDQFLGKPKNEIEAKEMLKSLSGKIHQVYTGITIKTLDKIITETDVADVEFDEISDEEIDFYIKNYQPFDKAGGYGIQEWLGMSKIKKINGSFYTIMGLPTHLVYKILKEL, from the coding sequence ATGAAAATACTTTTAGCATCACAATCTCCGAGAAGGAAAGAATTACTGTCAAATTTAGGTTTTGATTTTGAAGTCGTGAAAATTGACTGTGAAGAAATTTTACCCGAAAATATAAAAATAGAAGACGCTGCAGCTTATTTGTCTGAATTAAAAGCAAATGCATTCGGAAATCTGCAAAATGATGAAGTTCTATTAACTGCAGATACAGTCGTTGCCAATGAAGATCAGTTTTTGGGAAAACCAAAAAATGAAATTGAGGCAAAAGAAATGCTCAAGTCATTATCCGGAAAAATACATCAGGTTTATACTGGAATTACCATTAAAACTTTAGATAAAATCATTACAGAAACTGATGTTGCAGATGTAGAGTTTGATGAAATTTCTGATGAAGAAATTGATTTTTATATCAAAAACTATCAACCATTCGACAAAGCAGGAGGTTATGGTATACAAGAATGGCTCGGAATGTCAAAAATTAAAAAAATTAATGGAAGTTTTTATACCATTATGGGACTTCCGACGCATTTAGTCTATAAAATTTTGAAGGAATTATAG
- a CDS encoding KdsC family phosphatase, translated as MSYKEKLKDIKAFVFDVDGVFTDGSVYLMPGGNMSRVMNVLDGYAVVKALKNDYLIGVITGGNDEMVRHRINYLGIQDYYAKSHDKMVDYEDFKAKYNLKNEEILTMGDDVPDLHMMQNSAIATCPENAVPEIKGIADYISQIKGGSGAVRDVIEQVMKVQGKWHDDNTQSV; from the coding sequence ATGAGTTATAAAGAGAAATTAAAAGATATAAAAGCATTTGTATTTGATGTAGACGGTGTATTTACAGACGGAAGCGTTTATCTAATGCCCGGAGGAAATATGAGTCGTGTAATGAATGTTTTGGATGGATATGCAGTGGTAAAAGCTTTAAAAAACGATTATCTGATTGGAGTCATTACCGGAGGAAACGACGAAATGGTGAGACATAGAATCAATTATTTAGGAATACAGGATTACTATGCAAAATCTCATGATAAAATGGTCGATTATGAAGATTTTAAGGCTAAATATAATCTTAAAAACGAAGAAATCTTAACGATGGGAGATGATGTTCCGGATCTTCATATGATGCAGAATTCGGCAATTGCAACGTGTCCTGAAAATGCCGTTCCCGAGATAAAAGGAATTGCAGATTATATTTCGCAAATAAAAGGTGGAAGTGGAGCAGTACGTGATGTGATTGAGCAGGTGATGAAAGTTCAGGGAAAATGGCATGATGATAATACGCAATCTGTATAA
- a CDS encoding SIMPL domain-containing protein: MDTKIIRSLIIGAAIVITAFVLGSSFKNRNLKQDTISVTGLGSKDFISDEISWGGSFDANAMDAKEAYNLISQDKEKVKAFFYSKGFKAGEFAFGGVNFSRSYRTVTTKEADGAEKSEDVFDGYKATQSVFFRAKKNPALMKKIESVIDKTAELINSGVQFEPSSAQYTYSDLSSLKHSLIEQGSKDARERAEKIVKSADGDLGKLKDASMGVFQITAKGSTDEDSYGGNFDTSSKEKSARITVRLTYNLD, encoded by the coding sequence ATGGACACAAAAATTATTCGTTCTCTCATCATCGGAGCAGCAATCGTTATTACAGCTTTCGTCTTAGGTTCAAGTTTTAAAAACAGAAATTTAAAACAAGATACAATATCCGTCACTGGTCTTGGTTCAAAAGATTTTATTTCAGACGAAATAAGTTGGGGCGGAAGTTTTGATGCAAATGCAATGGATGCAAAAGAAGCATACAATCTGATTTCGCAAGACAAAGAAAAAGTAAAGGCATTTTTCTACAGCAAAGGTTTCAAAGCTGGTGAATTTGCTTTTGGCGGAGTCAATTTTTCAAGGTCTTATCGTACGGTTACTACAAAAGAAGCAGATGGAGCAGAAAAATCTGAAGATGTTTTTGACGGATACAAAGCTACCCAAAGTGTATTTTTCAGAGCTAAGAAAAATCCGGCTTTGATGAAAAAAATTGAAAGCGTAATTGATAAAACTGCAGAACTCATCAATAGTGGAGTACAGTTTGAACCATCTTCAGCACAATATACTTATTCTGACCTTTCTTCGTTGAAACATAGCTTGATAGAACAAGGCTCCAAAGATGCGAGAGAAAGAGCGGAGAAAATTGTAAAAAGTGCAGATGGAGACCTTGGCAAATTAAAAGACGCTTCGATGGGTGTTTTTCAAATTACTGCAAAAGGTTCTACAGATGAAGATAGTTATGGAGGAAATTTTGATACATCAAGTAAGGAAAAATCAGCGAGAATTACAGTAAGACTTACTTACAATCTCGACTAA
- a CDS encoding Rossmann-like and DUF2520 domain-containing protein, protein MQTVIIGSGNVAYHLAKAFVQNGISIAQIFGRNEKELNKISEELNISNSTKNLVDSDLYIICVSDGSIGAISKLITKKDCLVAHTSGSLPKEILVGEYRKSSFYPLQTFSKTKNLDYKKIPFFIEAENEEDQKTLTDLASKISDNVMESTHEKRKYIHLTAVFACNFVNHLFARAKEISDAQEIPFDYFLPLINETVQKINEIDPKSAQTGPAVRNDQRVLELHEQLLKDESLEIYKTINHSIKKMYQLP, encoded by the coding sequence ATGCAAACAGTCATTATCGGTTCCGGGAATGTTGCCTATCATTTGGCAAAAGCTTTCGTTCAAAATGGTATTTCCATAGCCCAAATCTTTGGAAGAAATGAGAAAGAATTGAATAAAATTTCAGAAGAATTAAATATTTCAAATTCAACTAAAAATCTAGTTGATTCGGATTTGTATATTATTTGTGTAAGTGACGGTTCTATAGGAGCTATTTCTAAATTGATTACTAAAAAAGATTGTCTCGTTGCCCATACTTCAGGATCTCTTCCGAAAGAAATTTTGGTTGGAGAGTACAGGAAATCCAGTTTCTACCCTTTACAGACTTTTTCTAAAACTAAAAATTTAGATTACAAGAAAATTCCTTTTTTTATTGAAGCTGAAAATGAAGAAGACCAAAAAACTTTAACTGATTTGGCTTCTAAAATTTCAGATAATGTAATGGAAAGCACCCATGAAAAAAGAAAATATATTCATCTAACTGCAGTATTTGCCTGCAACTTTGTGAATCATCTTTTTGCAAGAGCCAAGGAAATTTCAGATGCACAAGAAATTCCGTTTGATTATTTTTTACCGTTGATTAATGAAACAGTTCAGAAAATTAATGAAATAGATCCTAAATCAGCCCAAACCGGACCTGCCGTAAGAAACGACCAAAGAGTTTTGGAATTGCATGAGCAGTTATTAAAAGATGAAAGTCTTGAGATTTATAAAACAATAAATCATTCAATTAAAAAAATGTATCAATTACCATAA